One Gloeothece verrucosa PCC 7822 DNA window includes the following coding sequences:
- a CDS encoding glutathione S-transferase family protein gives MIKLYDLAAADDNQRFSPYCWRVRLALAHKGLPVEIIPWRLTEKSVIAFSNQGLVPVIVDGETVVNDSWKIAEYLEQKYPEPSLFGGSQAQALTLFIKHWNDGVLAPSLFPLVILDIYKNLDPKDKPYFRENREQRLGKTLEEFANPSDEQLSLFRANLEPVRKTLNTAAFIGGDQPNFADYIILATLQLGYTISPLKFLEPNDPVFAWREQILALYNNL, from the coding sequence ATGATTAAACTATATGACCTAGCCGCAGCCGATGACAATCAGCGATTTAGCCCCTACTGTTGGCGAGTTCGTCTGGCTTTAGCACACAAAGGACTACCCGTAGAAATCATCCCTTGGCGGCTGACAGAAAAATCTGTGATTGCTTTTTCAAATCAAGGGTTAGTTCCTGTTATCGTAGATGGTGAAACGGTTGTCAATGATTCTTGGAAAATAGCTGAATATTTAGAGCAAAAATATCCCGAACCCTCTTTGTTTGGCGGCTCTCAGGCGCAAGCCCTGACATTATTTATTAAACACTGGAATGATGGGGTACTTGCACCGAGTTTATTTCCTTTGGTCATTTTGGATATCTATAAGAATTTAGATCCAAAAGATAAGCCCTATTTTCGAGAAAACCGCGAGCAGCGTTTGGGGAAAACTCTAGAAGAATTTGCGAACCCCTCGGATGAACAACTCTCCTTATTTCGGGCAAATTTAGAGCCAGTCAGGAAAACCCTAAATACTGCCGCTTTTATCGGTGGAGATCAGCCTAATTTTGCTGATTATATTATCCTAGCCACTCTGCAATTAGGTTACACTATTTCACCGCTCAAATTCCTAGAGCCAAACGATCCGGTTTTTGCTTGGCGAGAACAAATTCTTGCTCTATATAACAATCTATAA
- a CDS encoding alkene reductase, which yields MTTQLKLLTPVQLGAYQLSNRIVMAPLTRMRAAQGNIPHQMNAHYYAQRASAGLIISEASQISPTGQGYAYTPGIHSPEQIEGWKLVTEAVHQKGGHIFMQLWHVGRISHPSLQPDGQLPLAPSAIAAEGMANTVSGPQPFVTPRALETAEIPQIIEQYRQAAENARVAGFDGVEIHSANGYLLDQFLHDGSNRRTDQYGGSIENRARLLMEVTRAVIEVWGGERVGVRLSPGGTYNSMSDSNLEALFNYVVSQLNSFNLAYLHLVEPRIQGSQTVEDDGSRLGVKHFRSIYQGTLITAGGYTRETGEAVLQTGDADLVAYGRIFIANPDLPQRFALNAPLNPYDRSTFYGGNEQGYIDYPFLDESWQTRAS from the coding sequence ATGACTACTCAACTAAAACTCTTAACACCCGTTCAACTAGGAGCTTATCAACTCTCTAATCGCATTGTAATGGCTCCCTTAACGCGGATGCGAGCCGCACAAGGAAACATTCCTCATCAGATGAATGCCCATTACTATGCTCAACGGGCCTCTGCTGGTTTAATCATAAGTGAAGCCAGTCAAATATCCCCAACAGGACAAGGTTATGCTTATACCCCCGGCATTCATTCCCCTGAACAAATAGAAGGTTGGAAATTAGTCACCGAAGCAGTGCATCAAAAAGGCGGCCACATATTCATGCAACTGTGGCACGTTGGGAGAATTTCCCATCCTTCCCTGCAACCCGATGGGCAGTTACCCCTTGCTCCCAGCGCCATCGCCGCCGAAGGTATGGCCAATACTGTTAGCGGTCCACAGCCTTTTGTCACCCCCAGAGCCTTAGAAACCGCAGAAATCCCCCAAATAATCGAACAATACCGACAAGCGGCAGAAAATGCCCGAGTAGCTGGCTTTGATGGCGTTGAAATTCACAGTGCTAATGGGTATCTATTAGATCAGTTTCTTCACGATGGCTCAAACAGACGCACAGATCAATATGGCGGCTCCATTGAAAACCGCGCCCGTCTGTTAATGGAAGTCACGAGGGCAGTTATCGAAGTATGGGGAGGCGAACGAGTGGGAGTTCGTTTATCTCCTGGGGGAACCTATAACAGTATGTCTGACTCCAATCTTGAAGCTTTATTTAACTATGTTGTCTCGCAACTGAATAGCTTTAACCTCGCTTATCTTCACCTCGTCGAACCGAGAATTCAAGGTAGCCAAACCGTCGAAGATGATGGAAGCCGCTTAGGAGTCAAGCACTTTCGATCTATCTATCAAGGCACTCTCATAACCGCAGGAGGTTACACCCGCGAAACCGGAGAAGCGGTTTTACAGACAGGAGATGCCGATTTAGTGGCTTATGGCAGAATATTTATTGCGAATCCCGATTTACCCCAACGTTTTGCCCTCAATGCTCCCCTTAACCCCTATGACCGCTCTACTTTCTATGGGGGTAATGAACAAGGCTATATTGATTATCCCTTTCTAGACGAATCCTGGCAAACAAGAGCAAGTTAG
- the trxA gene encoding thioredoxin, translating into MSEQDQTITLTNDNFEREVLNSSIPVIVDFWAPWCGPCRVMNPIMAELAENFAGVVKVGKLNIEEYPQLASQYRIEAIPHLIFYAQGNVSDRAIGIISKKALFEKVQSLINSETAA; encoded by the coding sequence ATGTCTGAACAAGATCAAACCATCACCCTAACCAATGACAATTTTGAGAGAGAAGTTCTCAATAGTAGCATTCCGGTGATAGTAGACTTTTGGGCCCCTTGGTGTGGTCCCTGTCGAGTCATGAATCCTATCATGGCAGAACTAGCAGAAAACTTCGCCGGAGTCGTCAAAGTCGGAAAACTGAACATAGAAGAATATCCCCAACTAGCTAGTCAATATCGCATTGAAGCCATTCCTCATCTAATATTTTACGCTCAGGGAAACGTCAGTGACCGCGCTATCGGGATTATCTCTAAGAAGGCCTTATTTGAGAAAGTGCAAAGCTTGATTAACAGCGAAACAGCCGCTTAA
- a CDS encoding TetR/AcrR family transcriptional regulator: MARHKEFNQQEALSKAMETFWRYGYEGTSIQDLVESMGINRGSLYDTFGDKRSLFLAAIAHYDETVVQNLVSRLEDPKASKQAIIDYFYNLIERTVNDQSRRGCFLINTAVELCPHDLEAQQHIATNLQRIENAFYQALDRAMQKGEISQNKDIRALARYLTCLMQGIRVFSKVNSNRDALKDIVQTGLIALD; encoded by the coding sequence GGAAACCTTTTGGCGTTATGGTTATGAAGGCACATCCATCCAAGACTTAGTAGAGAGCATGGGAATTAACCGAGGCAGTCTTTATGACACCTTCGGCGACAAACGCTCATTGTTTCTAGCCGCCATTGCCCATTATGATGAAACCGTAGTACAGAATCTAGTGAGCCGCTTAGAAGACCCAAAAGCCTCTAAGCAAGCCATTATTGATTATTTCTACAATCTGATCGAGCGAACAGTGAACGATCAAAGTCGCCGAGGCTGTTTTCTCATCAACACAGCAGTGGAACTCTGTCCACACGATCTTGAAGCGCAACAACACATAGCCACAAACTTACAAAGAATAGAAAATGCCTTCTACCAAGCTTTAGATCGAGCCATGCAAAAAGGAGAAATCAGTCAAAATAAAGACATTCGAGCCTTAGCCCGCTATCTTACCTGTTTGATGCAAGGAATTCGGGTCTTTTCCAAAGTCAATTCTAATCGAGATGCTTTAAAAGATATCGTTCAAACCGGCCTTATTGCATTAGATTAA